The sequence below is a genomic window from Sphingobacterium sp. ML3W.
GAAACCGTGTATCGTAAAGGAACAATCGATCATATCATCGGTTTCTTAATCAATCCAGCTGTAAGCGGGATTTTGATCTTGCTGATCATTGGTGGGATCTATGCGGAGATGCAAGCTCCTGGCTTAGGTTTTGCAATTGCTGTGTCTATAGTTGCTGCTATGTTGTTTTTTGCACCGCTCTATATACAAGGATTAGCTGCAAACTGGGAGATAGCTGTTTTTGTGGTTGGTATCATATTGATCATGTTAGAAGTTTTTGTTATTCCAGGTTTTGGAATAATCGGTATATTAGGAATTATTTTCGTTACTTGCGGTCTGACTTTTAGTCTGGTTGCCAATGATTTTTTAGATTTTAAACTCGCTTATCCAGGTATGTTATTCAATTCATTTTTGTTAGTTATAGGAGCCATGGTATTATCGGTCATATTGATGGTAATATTTGGAAAGAGTTTATTGAAAGCCCCCGTCTTTAGACGTCTGGTGCTGAAGGAAGAACAAAAATCCGAAGAAGGGTATACCTCTTCTGTATTAAAATCCAATTTGTTGAACAAAGAGGGAATTGCAAGGACCGTCTTACGACCATCGGGTAAAATCGAGATCGAAGGTGTCTGGTACGATGCAGTTGCTTTAGATGGATTTATTGAAGAAGGGGAGGAGGTCTATGTGGATAAACATGAGAATTACAGTCTGTTTGTCAGAAGAAAAACGGAACATGCTTAAGCGTTCATCCAGATGAAAAAAGGCTCTATTCTTACCGAATAGAGCCTTTTTATATTATAAACGATAATGCTTAAAATTTAGAACCAATCGTTAGCATGACATTTGTTCTACTGTTTTTAATGTCCACGCTTGGGCTAACCGTATTCCAGTCGCCTTCATAAGTGATCAAATAAGGACTTTCTTTAT
It includes:
- a CDS encoding NfeD family protein; translation: MKGKISKSFLITVFLSLVLFTSSFAQKVYVFELKEDIGPSAWRTVKQAYDSAQSRKVDYVLLELNTYGGALNFADSIRTKLLESKIKTIVYINNNAASAGALISLASDYIYIHPGGSIGAASVVNAQGEVLPEKYQSYMRGLMRSTAEVRNRDPQLAEAFVDPNVSLPSIKKDGQLLTLTSKEAVKFELAKAEVMNRNMIYKDLNLTQVQETVYRKGTIDHIIGFLINPAVSGILILLIIGGIYAEMQAPGLGFAIAVSIVAAMLFFAPLYIQGLAANWEIAVFVVGIILIMLEVFVIPGFGIIGILGIIFVTCGLTFSLVANDFLDFKLAYPGMLFNSFLLVIGAMVLSVILMVIFGKSLLKAPVFRRLVLKEEQKSEEGYTSSVLKSNLLNKEGIARTVLRPSGKIEIEGVWYDAVALDGFIEEGEEVYVDKHENYSLFVRRKTEHA